From the genome of Symphalangus syndactylus isolate Jambi chromosome 7, NHGRI_mSymSyn1-v2.1_pri, whole genome shotgun sequence, one region includes:
- the CSF1R gene encoding macrophage colony-stimulating factor 1 receptor produces MGPGVLLLLLVATAWHGQGIPVIEPSGPELVVKPGATVSLRCVGNGSVEWDGPLSPHWTLYSDGSSSVLTTNNATFQNTGTYRCTEPGDPLGGSAAIHLYVKDPARPWNVLAEEVVVFEDQDALLPCLLTDPVLEAGVSLVRVRGRPLMRHTNYSFSPWHGFTIHRAKFIQSQDYQCSALMGGRKVMSISIRLKVQKVIPGPPALTLAPAELVRIRGEAAQIVCSASNVDVNFDVFLQHNNTKLAIPQQSDFHNNRYQKVLTLNLDQVDFQHAGNYSCMASNVQGKHSTSMFFRVVESAYLNLSSEQNLIQEVTVGEGLNLKVMVEAYPGLQGFNWTYLGPFSDHQPEPKLANATTKDTYRHTFTLSLPRLKPSEAGRYSFLARNPGGWRALTFELTLRYPPEVSVIWTFINGSGTLLCAASGYPQPNVTWLQCSGHTDRCDEAQVLQVWDDPYPEVLSQEPFHKVTVQSLLTVETLEHNQTYECRAHNSVGSGSWAFIPISAGARMHPPDEFLFTPVVVACMSIMALLLLLLLLLLYKYKQKPKYQVRWKIIESYEGNSYTFIDPTQLPYNEKWEFPRNNLQFGKTLGAGAFGKVVEATAFGLGKEDAVLKVAVKMLKSTAHADEKEALMSELKIMSHLGQHENIVNLLGACTHGGPVLVITEYCCYGDLLNFLRRKAEAMLGPSLSPGQDPEGGADYKNIHLEKKYVRRDSGFSSQGVDTYVEMRPVSTSSNDSFSEQDLDKEDGRPLELRDLLHFSSQVAQGMAFLASKNCIHRDVAARNVLLTNGHVAKIGDFGLARDIMNDSNYIVKGNARLPVKWMAPESIFDCVYTVQSDVWSYGILLWEIFSLGLNPYPGILVNSKFYKLVKDGYQMAQPAFAPKNIYSIMQACWALEPTHRPTFQQICSFLQEQAQEDRRERDYTNLPSSTRRGGSGRGSGSSSSELEEESSSEHLTCCEQGDIAQPLLQPNNYQFC; encoded by the exons GTCAGGGAATCCCAGTGATAGAGCCCAGTGGCCCTGAGCTGGTTGTGAAGCCAGGAGCAACGGTGAGCCTGCGATGTGTGGGCAATGGCAGCGTGGAATGGGATGGCCCCTTATCACCTCACTGGACCCTGTACTCTGATGGCTCCAGCAGCGTCCTCACCACCAACAACGCTACCTTCCAAAACACGGGGACCTATCGCTGCACTGAGCCTGGAGACCCCCTGGGAGGCAGCGCCGCCATCCACCTCTACGTCAAAG ACCCTGCCCGGCCCTGGAACGTGCTAGCAGAGGAGGTCGTTGTGTTCGAGGACCAGGACGCACTGCTGCCCTGTCTGCTCACAGACCCGGTGCTGGAAGCAGGCGTCTCGCTGGTGCGTGTGCGTGGCCGGCCCCTCATGCGCCATACCAACTACTCCTTCTCACCCTGGCATGGCTTCACCATCCACAGGGCCAAGTTCATTCAGAGCCAGGACTATCAATGCAGTGCCCTGATGGGTGGCAGGAAGGTGATGTCCATCAGCATCCGGCTGAAAGTGCAGAAAG TCATCCCAGGGCCCCCAGCCTTGACACTGGCGCCTGCAGAGCTGGTGCGGATTCGAGGGGAAGCTGCCCAGATCGTGTGCTCAGCCAGCAACGTAGACGTTAACTTTGATGTCTTCCTCCAACACAACAACACCAAG CTCGCAATCCCTCAACAATCTGACTTTCATAATAACCGTTACCAAAAAGTCCTGACCCTCAACCTCGATCAAGTAGATTTCCAACATGCCGGCAACTACTCCTGCATGGCCAGCAACGTGCAGGGCAAGCACTCCACCTCCATGTTCTTCCGGGTGGTAG AGAGTGCCTACTTGAACTTGAGCTCTGAGCAGAACCTCATCCAGGAGGTGACCGTGGGGGAGGGGCTCAACCTCAAAGTCATGGTGGAGGCCTACCCAGGCCTGCAAGGTTTTAACTGGACCTACCTGGGACCCTTTTCTGACCACCAGCCTGAGCCCAAGCTTGCTAATGCTACCACCAAGGACACATACAG GCACACCTTCACCCTCTCTCTGCCCCGCCTGAAGCCCTCTGAGGCTGGCCGCTACTCCTTCCTGGCCAGAAACCCAGGAGGCTGGAGAGCTCTGACGTTTGAGCTCACCCTTCGAT aCCCTCCAGAGGTAAGTGTCATATGGACCTTCATCAATGGCTCTGGCACCCTTTTGTGTGCTGCCTCTGGGTACCCCCAGCCCAACGTGAcatggctgcagtgcagtggccacACTGATAG GTGTGATGAGGCCCAAGTGCTACAGGTCTGGGATGACCCATACCCTGAGGTCCTGAGCCAGGAGCCCTTCCACAAGGTGACCGTGCAGAGCCTGCTGACCGTTGAGACCTTAGAGCACAACCAAACCTACGAGTGCAGGGCCCACAACAGCGTGGGGAGTGGCTCCTGGGCCTTCATACCCATCTCTGCAG GAGCCCGCATGCATCCCCCGGATGAGTTCCTCTTCACACCGGTGGTGGTCGCCTGCATGTCCATCATggccttgctgctgctgctgctcctgctgctaTTGTACAAGTATAAGCAG AAGCCCAAGTACCAGGTCCGCTGGAAGATCATCGAGAGCTATGAGGGCAACAGTTATACTTTCATCGACCCCACGCAGCTGCCTTACAACGAGAAGTGGGAGTTCCCCCGGAACAACCTGCAGTTTG GTAAGACCCTCGGAGCTGGCGCCTTTGGGAAGGTGGTGGAGGCCACGGCCTTTGGTCTGGGCAAGGAGGATGCTGTCCTGAAGGTGGCTGTGAAGATGCTGAAGT CCACGGCCCATGCTGATGAGAAGGAGGCCCTCATGTCCGAGCTGAAGATCATGAGCCACCTGGGCCAGCATGAGAACATCGTCAACCTTCTGGGAGCCTGCACCCATGGAG GCCCTGTACTGGTCATCACGGAGTACTGTTGCTATGGCGACCTGCTCAACTTTCTGCGAAGGAAGGCTGAGGCCATGCTGGGACCCAGCCTGAGCCCCGGCCAGGACCCCGAGGGAGGCGCCGACTATAAGAACATCCACCTCGAGAAGAAATATGTCCGCAG GGACAGTGGATTCTCCAGCCAGGGTGTGGACACCTATGTGGAGATGAGGCCTGTCTCCACTTCTTCAAATGATTCCTTCTCTGAGCAAG ACCTGGACAAGGAGGATGGACGGCCCCTGGAGCTCCGGGACCTGCTTCACTTCTCCAGCCAAGTAGCCCAGGGCATGGCCTTCCTCGCTTCCAAGAAT TGCATCCACCGGGATGTGGCAGCGCGTAACGTCCTGTTGACCAATGGTCATGTGGCCAAGATTGGGGACTTCGGGCTGGCTAGGGACATCATGAATGACTCCAACTATATTGTCAAGGGCAAT GCCCGCCTGCCTGTGAAGTGGATGGCCCCAGAGAGCATCTTTGACTGTGTCTACACGGTTCAGAGCGACGTCTGGTCCTATGGCATCCTCCTCTGGGAGATCTTCTCACTtg GGCTGAATCCTTACCCTGGCATCCTGGTGAACAGCAAGTTCTATAAACTGGTGAAGGATGGATACCAAATGGCCCAGCCTGCATTTGCCCCGAAGAATAT ATATAGCATCATGCAGGCCTGCTGGGCCTTGGAGCCCACCCACAGACCCACCTTCCAGCAGATCTGCTCCTTCCTTCAGGAGCAGGCCCAAGAGGACAGGAGAGAGCGG GACTATACCAATCTGCCGAGCAGTACCAGAAGAGGTGGCAGTGGCAggggcagcggcagcagcagcagtgagctggaggaggagagctCTAGTGAGCACCTGACCTGCTGCGAGCAAGGGGATATCGCCCAGCCCTTGCTGCAGCCCAACAACTATCAGTTCTGCTGA